One window of Catonella massiliensis genomic DNA carries:
- a CDS encoding thiamine diphosphokinase — MKKVLIITGGRTDTGLVREVYEEYKPDVVIAADRGMMASREIDIVPDYVVGDFDSGEAEVVKYFKSLFETQGKPIVKAFNPEKDETDTELAISLALTLSPKDIVLLGATGTRLDHTLANIELLYKPLAGGVNARIIDEHNVISIHDKDINMKRTEAFGEYFSLIPFTETVKGLSIKGAKYELENFILSSGSSLGVSNEFEKDKVKISFSSGIVILFQTDDKRLVLKGKL; from the coding sequence ATGAAGAAGGTACTAATTATAACAGGGGGACGAACTGACACAGGACTTGTAAGAGAGGTGTACGAAGAGTATAAGCCTGATGTTGTTATAGCTGCTGACAGGGGAATGATGGCTTCAAGGGAGATTGATATCGTTCCAGACTATGTAGTCGGAGACTTTGACAGCGGTGAGGCAGAGGTAGTCAAGTATTTTAAGTCTCTTTTTGAGACTCAGGGTAAGCCTATAGTCAAGGCGTTTAATCCTGAGAAAGATGAGACTGATACCGAGCTTGCCATATCACTGGCTCTTACCCTGAGTCCCAAGGACATTGTGCTTCTTGGTGCTACCGGGACAAGGCTTGATCATACCTTAGCCAATATTGAGCTTTTGTATAAGCCCCTTGCTGGAGGAGTTAACGCAAGGATAATAGATGAACACAATGTAATAAGCATACATGATAAAGATATAAACATGAAGAGGACAGAGGCTTTCGGGGAGTATTTTTCTCTGATTCCTTTTACTGAAACTGTCAAGGGACTTAGTATAAAGGGGGCCAAGTACGAGCTTGAGAACTTCATTCTAAGTTCAGGAAGCAGTCTCGGTGTAAGTAATGAATTTGAGAAAGACAAGGTTAAAATAAGCTTTTCGTCAGGGATAGTTATCTTGTTTCAGACAGATGACAAGAGGCTGGTGCTTAAAGGAAAGCTGTAA
- the rpe gene encoding ribulose-phosphate 3-epimerase, whose protein sequence is MEYILSPSILGADFGELAGQVKITEENGAKYLHLDVMDGSFVPSISFGMPVIKSLRKYSNQVFDVHLMIESPERYLEDFKAAGADIITVHAEATKHLHRTVTKIKELGLKAGVSINPATPLSAIELVLSEVDMVLIMSVNPGFGGQKFIPFTIDKIRKLREMAPDVDIEVDGGVNQDNIGELVKAGANVLVAGTAVFGGDIATNTKKMIERMYEEGTNYNRGTN, encoded by the coding sequence ATGGAATACATACTTTCACCTTCAATACTTGGGGCAGACTTTGGTGAGCTTGCCGGGCAGGTAAAGATAACAGAGGAAAACGGTGCTAAATACCTCCACCTTGATGTGATGGACGGTAGCTTTGTGCCAAGCATATCTTTTGGAATGCCTGTGATTAAGAGCCTTAGAAAATACAGTAATCAGGTATTTGATGTACATCTTATGATAGAGAGTCCTGAAAGATATTTAGAGGATTTTAAGGCGGCAGGGGCTGATATTATTACAGTGCATGCAGAGGCTACAAAGCATTTGCACAGGACAGTAACCAAGATAAAGGAACTGGGCCTTAAAGCGGGAGTGTCTATAAATCCCGCCACACCTCTTTCTGCTATCGAGCTTGTACTTTCTGAAGTGGATATGGTGCTTATAATGAGTGTAAACCCGGGCTTTGGAGGTCAGAAGTTCATACCTTTTACCATAGACAAGATAAGGAAGCTAAGAGAAATGGCTCCTGATGTAGACATCGAGGTAGATGGTGGAGTAAATCAGGATAACATAGGGGAGCTTGTAAAGGCCGGAGCCAATGTTCTGGTTGCAGGAACGGCTGTGTTTGGCGGAGATATAGCTACAAATACCAAGAAGATGATTGAGAGGATGTATGAAGAAGGTACTAATTATAACAGGGGGACGAACTGA
- the rsgA gene encoding ribosome small subunit-dependent GTPase A, producing MEGRIIKAIAGFYYVHNGEEAYECRARGIFRNKGIKPLVGDIVEIEVLSDEDKKGNLIEIKERKSFLIRPAVANPDQALIVFAGAKPAPNLNLLDKFLTMMEIKRIPVAIAISKSDLVDEAKLTELREIYSPHYKVIEISVKEELGLDEVKDYLGGKFTVLAGPSGVGKSTLTNYLAPEANMETGEISRKIERGKQTTRHAELFYIGEGGYICDTPGFGSLELFDIDKRELKDYFPDFEDYVKDCKFNGCIHIGERDCGVKTALSEGKISESRYKNYKLIYEELSNKRGY from the coding sequence ATGGAAGGCAGAATAATAAAAGCAATTGCGGGCTTCTATTACGTACATAATGGAGAAGAAGCCTATGAATGCAGGGCTAGAGGAATATTTAGGAATAAGGGTATCAAGCCGCTGGTGGGAGACATTGTGGAGATTGAAGTCTTGTCTGATGAGGATAAGAAGGGTAATCTCATAGAGATAAAGGAGAGAAAGTCTTTTCTTATCCGTCCTGCCGTGGCTAACCCTGACCAGGCCCTTATAGTATTTGCAGGGGCTAAGCCTGCACCCAACCTCAATCTTCTTGACAAATTTCTGACGATGATGGAGATAAAGAGGATTCCTGTTGCCATTGCAATAAGCAAGAGTGACCTCGTAGATGAGGCTAAGCTTACAGAACTTAGAGAGATTTACTCTCCTCACTATAAGGTGATTGAAATAAGTGTAAAAGAGGAACTGGGGCTTGATGAGGTAAAGGATTACCTTGGGGGCAAGTTTACAGTGCTTGCAGGGCCTTCAGGAGTGGGCAAGTCCACGCTTACCAACTACCTTGCGCCTGAGGCCAATATGGAGACAGGGGAAATCAGCAGGAAGATAGAGCGTGGCAAACAGACCACAAGACACGCAGAACTCTTTTACATAGGAGAGGGTGGTTATATCTGTGATACACCGGGCTTTGGGAGCCTTGAACTCTTTGATATAGATAAGAGGGAGCTTAAAGACTATTTTCCTGACTTTGAAGACTATGTAAAGGACTGTAAGTTTAACGGCTGTATCCACATAGGAGAAAGAGACTGCGGTGTGAAAACAGCCCTCTCTGAAGGAAAGATATCAGAAAGCAGATATAAGAACTACAAGTTGATTTATGAGGAATTATCAAACAAGAGGGGATACTAA